The proteins below come from a single Aspergillus oryzae RIB40 DNA, chromosome 5 genomic window:
- a CDS encoding FAD-dependent oxidoreductase (predicted protein) — translation MTLRSISGDINPHKFRVVIVGGSIAGLTLAHALAAKKIDFVILEAREEIAPNVGASIGFTGNAHRILDQLGVWDELAELATPIIHNYAWNDKGHQLGYTEAFKLSQVRHGYPVIFLTRQQTLHVLWDKLPDKSRVLTGKKVVKMEQSTTEATVQCLDGSTYTGDIVVGADGVHSIIHKEMSRQMETIQPKDSLRSENKGMVMQYRGVFGISYSVTGIREGEMHNVFVKGASVLVIGCKDHVFWIVGVKMERTYYASEALRFDPSQLEDSLAFLMNKYVCAGVQFKEVYQRTIRCNQLPLEEGMFKRWNCGRVACIGDSVHKMTPNLGQGGCCAIEDAATLANAIIEIVEIPEKQQLPNIESRLSSWATASKPRMKLICTLSESVIRMQSLDNVVYEITGPIFSKYYMDAFADLISDMGVGGECISFLPLPERQRTGTMPFGKRHYIGAPIIPSGRLLWTIPLLMCLFLSIITSPGKSSASSSWDVYSVVADLGIFQAIWAMESARLCNAITFMSL, via the exons ATGACATTGCGATCGATTTCGGGGGACATAAACCCTCACAAATTTAGAGTGGTCATTGTTGGCGGCTCAATCGCCGGCCTGACTCTGGCCCATGCTTTAGCTGCCAAGAAAATTGACTTTGTCATTCTCGAGGCTCGTGAGGAAATCGCTCCAAATGTTGGCGCAAGTATTGGCTTCACCGGTAACGCCCACCGGATCCTGGACCAACTCGGTGTGTGGGATGAACTTGCGGAACTCGCAACCCCCATAATCCACAACTATGCATGGAATGATAAAGGCCATCAACTTGGTTACACGGAAGCCTTTAAGCTATCTCAAGTTCG CCATGGATACCCAGTTATTTTCCTTACGCGACAGCAAACACTGCACGTGCTCTGGGATAAGTTGCCTGACAAGAGCCGTGTTCTAACTGGTAAAAAAGTAGTGAAGATGGAGCAATCCACTACTGAAGCAACGGTGCAGTGCCTTGATGGGTCTACCTACACGGGTGATATCGTTGTTGGTGCCGATGGGGTGCATAGTATTATTCATAAAGAGATGAGTCGACAAATGGAAACGATTCAGCCGAAAGATTCATTGCGCTCTGAAAATAAGG GAATGGTCATGCAATATCGCGGTGTCTTTGGTATTTCATACTCGGTTACAGGGATcagagaaggagagatgCACAATGTCTTTGTAAAGGGGGCTTCGGTCCTTGTTATTGGCTGTAAGGACCATGTGTTTTGGATTGTTGGAGTcaagatggaaagaacatACTACGCCTCAGAAGCTCTTCGTTTCGATCCGTCGCAACTGGAAGATAGCCTTGCATTTTTGATGAACAAATACGTCTGCGCAGGAGTTCAATTTAAGGAGGTATACCAGCGAACTATTCGATGTAATCAGCTgcctcttgaagaaggtatGTTTAAACGATGGAATTGTGGAAGGGTAGCTTGTATCGGGGACTCGGTACACAAG ATGACTCCCAATCTTGGCCAGGGAGGATGCTGTGCGATAGAAGATGCCGCAACCCTGGCCAATGCAATAATAGAAATTGTGGAAATCCCAGAAAAACAGCAGCTTCCAAATATCGAAAGCAGATTGAGCTCCTGGGCAACTGCGAGCAAGCCTAGGATGAAGCTTATTTGTACGCTCTCAGAGAGTGTGATTCGGATGCAATCGCTTGATAATGTGGTCTATGAGATTACCGGCCCAATCTTTTCCAAGTACTATATGGACGCCTTTGCAGATCTCATATCAGACATGGGCGTGGGTGGAGAATGCATATCTTTTCTACCTCTACCAGAACGTCAGCGCACCGGGACGATGCCGTTTGGAAAACGGCATTATATCGGGGCCCCCATTATACCATCCGGCCGTCTGCTTTGGACCATCCCGCTTCTGATGTGCTTATTCTTAAGCATCATTACGTCTCCGGGAAAGTCCTCAGCTTCGAGCTCTTGGGACGTTTATTCTGTGGTTGCAGACTTGGGAATTTTCCAGGCTATTTGGGCCATGGAGAGCGCAAGACTTTGCAACGCCATAACATTCATGAGCTTGTaa
- a CDS encoding cytochrome P450 (cytochrome P450 CYP3/CYP5/CYP6/CYP9 subfamilies) has translation MLSLVLVAPYAAVGGLCTLLYFFVFPFIEYIRDPKGLRKYPNLHPISGMSVLPFMFMASRGARSQELSELHKKSPVIRTGPNTLSYGDVRAIKDIYGHNTKASKDPSYIVSAGTHYHLADVVDRADHARKRKVLSSAYALKNLETWEYKVSDKIERLVKHLDKCCTAAPVSGGRAFVPSSEDLTVDIRAWINFFTLDAMADIGLSEKLGFLDKGNDICVAERKDGSTFECGLRDALYPLAIKQCMVLWNYEWFPIINKLVDVFPYFRNLQKKGDAWEHIIWRRSSERLRRYEAGEKLNDFFQALMEDKNGRPNNLEFGEIAAEVNIMMNAGTVTTAIAITNVLYQLIRHPEAMAKLREEIDGVLGPDEIVASYDTVKHLPYLRACLDESLRILPPTPHGLPRQTPPEGMEILGEWVPGNTLVSISAYVAHHDESVFPQPHKFIPERFLGEAGKELGPYFITFSAGARSCIGRNISYLEQTKALATLVHRYDFALPYPDWEPKRFESMNHILGEMPIKIWRRSFDG, from the exons ATGTTATCTCTTGTCCTTGTTGCCCCATATGCCGCCGTCGGGGGGCTTTGTACCCTCCTATACTTTTTTGTCTTCCCCTTTATTGAGTATATCCGTGACCCGAAAG GCCTCCGAAAATACCCCAACCTACACCCCATCTCAGGAATGTCCGTCCTCCCATTCATGTTCATGGCCTCCCGAGGCGCCCGATCGCAAGAACTGTCAGAACTACACAAAAAGTCCCCGGTAATACGGACAGGGCCCAACACACTCTCCTACGGAGATGTCCGCGCAATCAAGGATATCTACGGCCACAACACAAAAGCCAGCAAAGATCCATCCTACATCGTATCAGCCGGCACCCACTATCATCTAGCCGATGTGGTTGACCGAGCAGATCACGCCAGGAAGCGTAAGGTGCTGTCATCTGCCTACGCGCTTAAGAACTTGGAAACGTGGGAGTATAAAGTTAGTGACAAGATCGAGCGTTTGGTCAAGCACTTGGATAAATGCTGTACAGCAGCGCCGGTGTCAGGCGGTCGTGCTTTCGTGCCGAGCTCAGAGGATCTCACTGTGGATATCCGCGCGTggatcaacttcttcacGCTGGATGCTATGGCTGATATTGGATTGTCCGAGAAACTGGGCTTTCTGGATAAAGGTAATGATATCTGCGTCGCCGAGCGCAAAGACGGCAGTACATTCGAATGTGGCTTGCGGGACGCTTTATACCCGCTCGCTATCAAGCAATGCATGGTTTTGTGGAACTACGAGTGGTTTCCCATCATAAACAAGCTGGTGGACGTGTTTCCCTATTTCCGGAATCttcagaaaaagggagaTGCCTGGGAACATATTATCTGGCGACGGTCAAGCGAACGTCTGCGTCGATACGAGGCAGGCGAGAAACTAAATGACTTCTTCCAAGCTCTGATGGAGGATAAAAACGGCAGGCCTAATAATCTTGAATTCGGCGAAATCGCCGCAGAAGTCAATATTATGATGAACGCGGGAACTGTGACTACAGCTATTGCCATCACCAACGTCCTCTATCAGCTTATTCGTCACCCAGAAGCCATGGCTAAACTCCGCGAAGAGATCGATGGGGTCTTGGGGCCAGATGAAATAGTTGCTTCTTATGACACCGTGAAGCATCTTCCTTACCTACGTGCCTGTCTAGACGAGTCATTGCGTATCTTGCCACCGACACCTCACGGCCTCCCACGACAGACGCCACCCGAGGGCATGGAGATCCTAGGCGAGTGGGTACCGGGAAATACCTTGGTCAGTATATCCGCATATGTCGCACACCACGACGAGTCGGTATTTCCGCAGCCGCACAAGTTCATTCCGGAACGATTCCTCGGTGAGGCTGGGAAGGAGTTGGGGCCGTACTTTATTACATTCTCTGCAGGCGCTCGCTCCTGTATCGGGAGGAATATCTCGTATCTGGAACAGACGAAGGCCCTGGCGACTCTGGTGCATCGGTATGACTTTGCGTTGCCGTATCCGGACTGGGAGCCGAAGCGGTTTGAGTCGATGAATCATATCTTGGGGGAGATGCCGATCAAGATCTGGCGGCGCAGTTTTGATGGCTAG
- a CDS encoding uncharacterized protein (predicted transporter (major facilitator superfamily)): MTEKHVFPEGEHIEALKPKQGITESDEIEQTDSGAYVCHVALTAYIGGMLFGYDTGIISAVLAITSLCSAGPFLGAIIADLTADKYGRKGPMYVGFAFFTVGAIIQASGYSVPLIVGLGVGSAAMIVPAYIAEIAPMKYRGRMVGLNNVSITGGQAISYAIGAAFASVPHGWRYMVGLGGVSSILLAILLPLCPESPRQLISYGKVEEAANVLHRIFSNASEEQVSAKIQLIIETVQEAQLSTQGRSRWDIVKELNRNPAHFRALVCACRLIGFSNPVAVNLVVSGTNMVSACINMPPVDPVGRRCLLVSTAWGMAAGLLAVAISFVYIPVSLDTLEVQDNTITPTAIVVLVFIIWFVAFYGVSFGNTAWMSADFFSTEVRAIGTMFMTCCCWGSDLIASSAFLSMMKGITPSGAFGFYACLCFIGWILIIFFHPEMSGLTLEESQEVFQHGFGVRYARQLRKERRRGGE, from the exons ATGACTGAAAAACATGTCTTCCCTGAGGGCGAGCACATCGAAGCCTTGAAACCGAAACAAGGCATTACCGAAAGCGACGAGATTGAACAGACCGATAGTGGCGCGTATGTCTGTCACGTGGCTTTAACTGCCTACATTGGTGGCATGCTGTTCGGCTATGATACTGGGATTATTTCAGCCGTCCTC GCGATTACATCTCTCTGTTCAGCAGGGCCCTTCCTGGGCGCTATTATTGCCGACCTAACTGCTGACAAATATGGTCGCAAAGGGCCTATGTATGTGGGATTCGCTTTCTTTACCGTCGGGGCCATTATTCAGGCCTCGGGATATTCTGTACC GTTGATTGTTGGCCTTGGGGTCGGGTCAGCAGCAATGATTGTGCCTGCATACATTGCCGAGATCGCTCCGATGAAATATCGCGGCCGTATGGTAGGACTGAACAATGTCAGTATTACCGGAGGCCAAGCGATCAGCTATGCCATAGGTGCTGCTTTCGCTTCTGTCCCTCACGGCTGGCGTTATATGGTCGGCCTGGGTGGTGTATCCTCCATTCTTTTAGctatcctcctccctctATGCCCAGAATCACCCCGTCAACTTATCTCCTATGGCAAAGTCGAGGAAGCCGCAAATGTCCTCCACAGGATCTTCAGCAATGCATCTGAAGAGCAGGTATCTGCCAAGATCCAACTGATTATCGAAACTGTCCAAGAGGCTCAGCTATCAACCCAGGGGCGCAGCCGGTGGGATATAGTCAAGGAACTAAACAGGAATCCTGCGCACTTTCGTGCCCTGGTGTGTGCTTGTAGATTGA TCGGCTTCTCCAACCCGGTAGCCGTAAATCTAGTCGTATCCGGCACAAACATGGTCAGCGCCTGCATAAACATGCCCCCAGTCGACCCCGTCGGCCGCCGCTGCCTCCTCGTCTCCACAGCCTGGGGCATGGCAGCCGGCCTCCTAGCAGTCGCCATCTCCTTCGTCTACATCCCTGTGAGCCTCGACACCCTAGAAGTACAagacaacaccatcaccccAACAGCAATAGTCGTCCtagtcttcatcatctggttCGTCGCCTTCTACGGTGTCTCCTTTGGAAACACGGCGTGGATGAGCGCGGACTTTTTCTCGACGGAGGTTCGTGCCATCGGGACTATGTTTATGacttgttgttgttgggggTCGGATCTTATTGCTTCGTCGGCTttcttgtcgatgatgaaggggaTTACGCCGTCCGGGGCGTTTGGGTTTTATGCGTGTCTGTGCTTTATTGGGTGGAttttgattattttctttcatccGGAGATGTCGGGGTTGACGCTGGAGGAGTCGCAGGAGGTCTTTCAGCATGGGTTTGGGGTTAGATATGCTAGGCagttgaggaaggagaggagacgGGGTGGTGAGTGA
- a CDS encoding uncharacterized protein (predicted protein) yields the protein MLQNLGSFLILPVTGPTQAEAMCFFNDISIKHLNGYRPCEPWRNTLMFFSQTVPSARHAAIALALIHRNYLECHSNGQVYQPPALKDRLPDKAPLLHYNRAIQLLLNPESDDSAEITAVTLLVCYLFTCFDHLAGDDVQAMKHLRGGVALARNTTLNCCTYGDAQSSGVHTTICQVTQQIRRLDMQAAMFLVDWTPANIQETSLSDSTFWSLDQAADHLQVLVAQVMRLRNTEQQISPTGTMSPLPSSPKDIVLAQLGTWSRLFENLLQQGSPSESDVATHLLVSLLRLQHTIAWTLLRGYGPGREMDYDNFLPQFQQCVALAGEVAAAHQRYSGSRPTFTPEIGFIPVLYIIGVKCRHPTVRREVLTILRRQPIREASWDSISTAGVVERVIEIEDGAAGEQQMVPYMEQIPVWRRIEALSYIHIPCGQSADRVDITYTFCGQEGIHVESLMIERTERYIMSNN from the coding sequence ATGTTGCAGAATCTCGGATCCTTTTTGATCTTACCCGTGACTGGGCCAACCCAGGCAGAGGCAATGTGCTTTTTCAACGATATTTCGATCAAGCATCTGAATGGATACCGCCCTTGCGAACCATGGCGGAACACTCTCatgttcttctctcaaaCAGTGCCATCAGCGCGGCATGCTGCCATAGCTCTAGCCCTGATTCACCGAAACTACCTGGAGTGTCATTCTAATGGTCAGGTGTATCAACCGCCCGCCTTAAAGGACCGGCTACCGGATAAGGCTCCTTTGCTGCACTATAACCGCGCCATTCAACTTCTGCTCAACCCCGAAAGTGATGACAGCGCCGAAATAACAGCTGTCACGCTTTTGGTCTGTTATCTCTTTACCTGCTTTGATCATCTGGCGGGCGACGACGTACAAGCAATGAAACACCTGCGCGGAGGTGTGGCGCTCGCACGCAACACAACATTGAACTGCTGTACCTACGGCGACGCCCAATCCTCGGGCGTTCATACGACTATCTGCCAGGTGACACAGCAGATTCGCCGTCTTGACATGCAGGCCGCCATGTTTCTGGTCGACTGGACTCCAGCCAACATTCAAGAGACATCACTCTCCGACAGTACATTTTGGTCACTCGACCAAGCTGCCGACCACCTCCAGGTGCTCGTCGCTCAGGTAATGAGGCTGCGCAACACAGAGCAACAAATATCCCCGACGGGTACGATGTCTCCGTTACCGTCTTCACCCAAAGACATTGTTCTTGCGCAGTTGGGAACGTGGTCGAGACTCTTCGAAAACCTCCTGCAACAAGGCAGCCCCAGTGAGTCAGATGTTGCAACTCACCTTCTCGTATCGCTCCTGCGCTTACAACATACTATCGCGTGGACTCTCCTCCGTGGTTATGGACCTGGCAGAGAAATGGACTATGACAATTTCCTGCCCCAGTTCCAGCAATGCGTCGCATTGGCGGGCGAAGTAGCGGCGGCGCATCAGCGGTATTCGGGGTCAAGGCCGACTTTTACGCCAGAGATCGGATTTATCCCCGTTCTTTACATAATTGGGGTGAAGTGCCGACATCCTACGGTGCGTCGTGAGGTCTTGACTATTTTGCGACGGCAGCCAATACGGGAGGCGAGTTGGGACAGCATCTCTACTGCCGGGGTGGTTGAGCGGGTTATCGAAATTGAAGATGGTGCAGCTGGGGAACAGCAAATGGTACCGTATATGGAACAAATCCCCGTATGGCGGAGGATCGAAGCATTGTCTTATATACATATCCCATGTGGACAGTCTGCGGACAGGGTGGATATTACGTATACATTCTGCGGTCAGGAGGGAATACACGTTGAGTCGCTCATGATAGAACGGACAGAGCGTTATATCATGTCAAATAATTGA
- a CDS encoding uncharacterized protein (predicted protein), producing the protein MIGVWSMDLTILEVPLDYSNRSLGTTSIAFIKLAGKNATVASPSIVLNPGGPGGSGVDLLLTYQDLIGQMLGEQYNFVSFDPRGVNNSGLHLDCFSGDTKARSAFYQLHRTGATNISSTSLEEQYYSSSIYGEWCNNAVVSKSAHSYYVTTPAVAHDLLTFTEAEAELAGQSPSNAKLWCYSISYGTVIGSTFASLFPDRVGRMILDGVLNAEQYYNNYWTDNVNQMDEAMETFSTFCHSAGPEKCSFWGPTPANITARMDGIIRQLQNHPVPLSGVGGPDLPTMVTVSDLKTLFLNALYTPLALFPRMADILHQAEGGNVSALAGMYDQSNSITDARLAITCTDSYRRNRLTTIEEFEIWVEYTTSKSKYIGDLYPIFLEGILCRSFRPHLPDSMVVQGSQHPLCLSLLFGIL; encoded by the exons ATGATCGGGGTATGGTCTATGGATTTGACAAT ACTGGAAGTTCCTTTGGATTACTCAAACAGAAGTCTCGGCACGACGTCGATTGCCTTCATCAAGCTGGCTGGCAAAAATGCCACCGTCGCATCTCCCAGCATTGTACTCAACCCCG GCGGCCCGGGTGGTTCTGGTGTCGACCTACTCCTCACATACCAGGATCTCATCGGGCAGATGCTTGGAGAGCAGTACAACTTCGTCTCCTTTGACCCTCGCGGGGTGAATAACAGTGGCTTGCATCTCGACTGCTTCTCGGGGGACACAAAAGCAAGATCAGCTTTCTATCAACTGCACAGAACAGGCGCTACTAATatctcctcaacatcacttGAGGAACAGTATTATTCAAGCTCTATCTACGGCGAGTGGTGCAACAATGCTGTCGTGAGCAAGTCAGCCCATTCATATTATGTGACTACGCCAGCAGTTGCCCATGATTTGCTCACATTTACCGAAGCCGAGGCTGAGTTGGCCGGTCAGTCACCATCAAACGCTAAACTGTGGTGCTATAGCATCAGTTACGGCACTGTCATCGGCAGCACCTTCGCTTCTCTGTTTCCTGACCGCGTTGGGAGAATGATACTCGATGGTGTTCTGAACGCAGAACAATATTATAACAACTATTGGACGGACAATGTTAATCAAATGGATGAAGCCATGGAAACATTCTCAACCTTCTGTCATTCCGCAGGACCTGAAAAGTGCTCATTCTGGGGACCCACACCGGCTAACATCACGGCAAGAATGGATGGCATCATCCGTCAGCTCCAGAACCATCCAGTCCCGCTAAGCGGCGTCGGAGGTCCAGACCTGCCAACAATGGTCACAGTTTCAGACCTGAAGACCCTGTTTCTCAACGCACTCTACACCCCACTAGCATTATTTCCAAGGATGGCCGACATCCTACACCAGGCCGAGGGTGGGAATGTGTCTGCTCTTGCGGGCATGTATGACCAGTCAAACTCTATAACCGACGCCCGTCTCGCCATCACTTGCACCGATTCTTATCGGAGGAACAGGCTTACTACCATAGAAGAGTTCGAGATTTGGGTGGAGTACACGACTTCCAAGAGCAAGTACATCGGTGATCTCTACCCCATATTCCTCGAAGGTATCTTATGCCGATCATTCCGACCGCACTTGCCTGATAGCATGGTAGTCCAAGGTAGTCAACACCCCTTGTGTCTCTCTCTGCTTTTCGGCATTCTATAA
- the fpaI gene encoding putative methionine aminopeptidase, type I (putative methionine aminopeptidase): MPSKRKCLGVDCHNEAEALQCPTCLKLGMKDSYFCSQDCFKKNWAEHKTVHKTAQGKTQNGDLRLMIHSKIVTEPDPATGLYNPFPTYSFTGSVRPVYPLSPMRTLPTSIKRPDWSETGIPKGERRLHRSKIDILDAKGQEAMRKVCRLAREVLDITAAEVRPGITTDYLDEVCHKACIERNVGATCTLAYPSPLNYNHFPKSLCTSPNEVVCHGIPDQRILLDGDILNLDISIYHGGYHADVNETYYVGDRAKADPDSVRVVETTRECLDMAIELVKPGTLLRDFGKVIEKHAKSRNCSVHTTWGGHGINTEFHPPPWIPHYANSKVPGVCKPGMTFTIEPILTLGKPREIYWPDDWTNVTVDGKRTAQFEHTLLVTETGVEVLTARLEDSPGGPIPIPTTDNGNSA; the protein is encoded by the exons ATGCCCTCCAAGAGAAAGTGCCTCGGAGTCGACTGTCACAATGAAGCCGAAGCCTTACAGTGTCCGACTTGTCTGAAGTTGGGCATGAAAGACAGCTACTTCTGCTCCCAAGATTGCTTCAAGAAGAACTGG GCCGAACACAAGACCGTCCACAAAACGGCTCAAGGTAAGACACAGAATGGTGATCTCCGTCTAATGATCCACTCAAAGATTGTCACTGAACCCGATCCAGCTACTGGGCTTTATAATCCTTTCCCCACCTACTCCTTTACCGGGTCGGTTCGACCGGTCTATCCACTGTCTCCGATGCGCACCCTTCCGACGTCGATCAAACGCCCGGACTGGTCTGAGACCGGCATCCCGAAAGGGGAGCGGCGCTTGCACCGGTCGAAGATTGATATTCTCGACGCCAAGGGGCAGGAGGCAATGCGCAAAGTGTGTCGCTTAGCTCGGGAGGTACTGGATATCACCGCCGCGGAGGTCCGGCCAGGCATTACCACGGACTACCTGGACGAGGTCTGTCACAAGGCTTGTATCGAACGGAATGTAGGTGCCACTTGCACCCTG GCCTACCCTTCGCCTTTGAATTATAATCATTTCCCCAAATCGCTTTGTACGTCTCCTAACGAGGTAGTTTGTCATGGCATTCCGGATCAGCGGATTCTTCTCGATGGTGATATTTTGAACCTCGACATATCAATATATCACGGTGGTTACCACGCTGACGTGAACGAAACGTATTACGTGGGTGATCGAGCCAAGGCGGATCCTGACTCGGTCCGAGTGGTGGAAACGACCAGAGAGTGCTTGGATATGGCAATCGAGCTCGTAAAGCCTGGCACCCTCCTCCGAGACTTTGGCAAGGTCATTGAGAAGCATGCCAAGTCCCGAAACTGTAGCGTCCACACGACCTGGGGTGGCCATGGTATCAACACCGAATTCCACCCCCCGCCCTGGATCCCTCATTATGCCAACAGTAAGGTGCCCGGAGTGTGCAAACCGGGGATGACATTCACAATCGAACCCATTCTGACGCTTGGCAAACCGCGGGAAATCTATTGGCCCGATGACTGGACAAATGTGACGGTGGATGGCAAACGGACGGCTCAGTTTG AACACACCTTGCTGGTCACAGAAACCGGGGTCGAGGTCTTGACTGCGAGACTGGAGGATTCTCCAGGAGGACCGATTCCCATCCCCACGACCGACAACGGTAACAGCGCATAG
- a CDS encoding F-box protein (predicted protein), with amino-acid sequence MPSSAEQTFLIYELTEHIILQLDDPVEILRAQRVCRRWRDLIQTSPVLHVACWYQSSSKLKHAQTRPISDEKAWRLNPAFDQIGVPLPKAPGEDAELIDELQTKGHFMFEANLDDTPVSWMTMLATQPPCQQMLIECHRDYSGYQTMYKAPTPLCPLAHAPLADIFLRSYHIESMTGCLLMSDVIAFLAECQKPGVKYTTIRVALDRMPASVSSKVAIELPGTIRGGSTILFPSSASMAGNTFCVG; translated from the exons ATGCCATCATCTGCCGAGCAAACCTTCCTCATCTATGAGCTTACCGAACATATCATTCTGCAGCTGGATGATCCAGTGGAAATCCTTCGCGCACAGCGTGTTTGCCGTCGCTGGAGAGATCTTATCCAAACATCCCCGGTACTGCACGTGGCCTGCTGGTATCAATCGTCTTCGAAGCTCAAGCACGCTCAAACGCGACCAATCTCCGACGAAAAAGCATGGAGGCTGAACCCTGCTTTCGACCAAATCGGCGTGCCACTGCCCAAAGctccaggagaagatgcagaacTAATAGACGAGCTTCAAACGAAGGGGCATTTCATGTTCGAGGCAAACCTCGACGACACACCAGTATCATGGATGACTATGCTGGCCACGCAGCCTCCATGCCAGCAAATGCTGATCGAATGCCACCGTGACTATTCGGGCTACCAGACAATGTATAAAGCCCCTACCCCCCTCTGCCCTTTAGCTCATGCCCCTTTAGCTGATATATTCCTTAGGTCTTATCACATTGAGTCAATGACGGGCTGTCTGCTTATGAGCGACGTCATAGCCTTTCTAGCCGAATGCCAGAAACCTGGGGTAAAGTACACCACTATACGTGTCG CTCTTGACAGGATGCCGGCTAGTGTTTCAAGCAAAGTTGCGATCGAGCTGCCTGGAACGATCCGGGGGGGCTCTACCATTTTATTTCCCTCCAGTGCCTCGATGGCTGGGAACACTTTCTGCGTGGGATGA
- a CDS encoding uncharacterized protein (predicted protein): MIVYGPAAYLTKLCLLWIMTRVFHPFRKAVILIYIFLGLMLAYYIPALIVKICICNPISKFWAPATPGSCLNQSKITLADAVISVVSDLIILIIPVAIVSTLHLPTRKKVRVIALLSAGGLACASSIARLVLIVSTAKSQDITMSFMRINMLGYTFSLSVSPQSNPTNLVKLETPKFP, encoded by the coding sequence ATGATAGTCTACGGGCCGGCAGCCTACCTAACCAAACTGTGTCTCCTTTGGATCATGACACGGGTCTTCCACCCTTTCCGCAAGGCAGTCATCTTGATCTATATCTTTCTCGGCCTGATGCTAGCCTACTACATTCCGGCTTTGATTGTCAAGATCTGTATCTGCAACCCCATATCGAAGTTCTGGGCCCCGGCCACTCCGGGTAGCTGTCTGAATCAATCCAAGATCACGCTGGCAGATGCAGTGATCAGCGTCGTCAGCGATCTCATTATCCTCATCATTCCAGTAGCAATAGTATCGACATTACATCTACCGACCCGAAAGAAAGTCCGCGTCATAGCCCTCCTCAGTGCGGGGGGACTCGCCTGCGCATCCAGTATTGCCCGACTAGTCTTGATCGTGAGTACTGCCAAATCTCAGGACATCACAATGTCCTTCATGCGCATCAACATGCTCGGGTATACCTTCTCCCTCAGCGTCAGCCCTCAATCAAATCCAACTAATCTAGTCAAACTAGAAACGCCGAAATTTCCCTAG